In Cutaneotrichosporon cavernicola HIS019 DNA, chromosome: 1, one DNA window encodes the following:
- a CDS encoding uncharacterized protein (Ribosomal protein S8), which produces MNAPPHKLISHLNNVSRNLRGQTALPYSRASLGVASTLLRHGLVSNVTLGTPTHPNPVEFRHLAPPAQRVWVNFKHRNGLPVMRRIQLVSKSSIRKFVSREELGRILLGKETRNIHGAGTGDVFVVKVPADRSLNRKGADIYMEGWEAYRAGLGGEVICRAS; this is translated from the coding sequence ATGAACGCCCCGCCCCACAAGCTCATCTCGCACCTCAACAACGTGTCGCGCAACCTCCGCGGTCAGACCGCGCTGCCATACTCGCGCGCATCGCTCGGCGTGGCATccaccctcctccgtcaCGGCCTCGTGTCCAACGTCACTCTCGGCACACCCACACACCCCAACCCCGTCGAGTTCCGCCATCTGGCCCCACCTGCCCAGCGTGTCTGGGTCAACTTTAAGCACCGCAACGGTCTCCCCGTCATGCGTCGCATCCAGCTCGTTTCCAAGTCGAGCATCCGCAAGTTTGTCTCCCGCGAAGAGCTTGgccgcatcctcctcggcaaggagaCGCGCAACATTCACGGTGCCGGCACTGGCGACGTCTTTGTCGTCAAGGTCCCAGCTGACCGCTCTCTCAACCGCAAGGGTGCCGACATCTACATGGAAGGCTGGGAGGCATACCgcgccggcctcggcggGGAGGTCATCTGCCGTGCGTCGTAA